One region of Ostrinia nubilalis chromosome 14, ilOstNubi1.1, whole genome shotgun sequence genomic DNA includes:
- the LOC135078171 gene encoding uncharacterized protein LOC135078171: MSIIFKINGRQFEVTGKYGPDVSLNEFIRNVAELRGTKAMCHEGGCGICIVAVRAALPPTNEVRTFAVNSCLVSVLSCHGWEVTTVEGVGNRTEGYHDIQTRLAKFGGTQCGFCTPGWIMNMYSLHESKRKDMTMEEIENSFAGNICRCTGYRPIADAFKSFAKDADQKLLDKIVDLEDLAILKPCGVNCKESCKHKCKDVNGISNEEWCILSKGDAETIVVDCGTHKWYKVYKLEEIFKIMENGDYKLIAGNTGQGVYHVSKYPKNVIDIFNVKELKDYYVDVNLVLGAGITLSDMMNLFIKFSTDSQDFLYLKQLYDHMDLVAHLPVRNIGTIGGNLHLKYQNNEFPSDLFLLFETVGAMITIAQGNGKQTTVTFPEFLTSEMKGKIILSISLPPLSQYCAVKTFKIMPRSQNAHAVVNAGFLFQCEPNSSKVKRARIVYGNISKTFIHASKTEAILVGKDLYEEVTLQLALKTVYDEVVPEDFPPEPSSDYRRMLAVTLFYKAILFLCPKDKVNPKYISGGEAMKRSTSHGTQIYDTDKTVWPVNQPIPKMEGLVQCSGEAIFANDLPRQNNEVFGAFVKANAPPGSIIEGFDMSEASKLPGVIKLYSAKDIPGINNFTPPIIPLLAGVEEVLCTNEVKYFGQPAAIIVAEREKTAVKAAELVKVKYKSATNRKPLITIKDVLKSNDSEARIHKDIVIQPENIGKNVKHVIKGEFTLGSQYHFQMETQTSVVIPSEDGMDVYAATQWLDLTNVAIAKCLNISVNKVNVVVRRLGGAYGAKVTRATHIACAAAIVSHLQGKPCRFILPVETNMKSVGKRASSNCKYEIGVDDDGKIQYLKNVMYSDSGISFNENMTYILIQFFKAGYDSKSWYMEGNSVITDTPSTTYCRAPCSTEGVAMIENMMEQIAFTVKKDSNDVRLLNIDAKDKMIPDMIEQLKKSSNFDERTEEIKTFNDQNRWRKRGLKLVPLTYELEYFGPFYSLVSIFHADGTVAITHSGIEMGQGINTKAAQVCAYVLGVPLEKVSVKPSSSTITPNAMVTGGSIGSDCIALSTMKACELIAKALEPIKKNMPNASWEEVVQKAYESGINLQQSYCFNNGGELKKYDIYAVCALEVEIDILTGNQDVKRVDLLEDTGRSLNPEIDVGQIEGSFAMGLGYWTSEHLVYDDSSGDLLTDRTWTYKPPGIKDIPADLRIYFQRNSRNDFGVLQSKATGEPAFCLATVIIHAIREAVRSARLDAGYKDEWFDMENPCTVENIFKAVGHKLDDFRLK, encoded by the exons TGACAGGGAAGTATGGACCAGATGTTTCCCTAAACGAGTTCATCAGGAATGTGGCGGAGCTACGGGGAACCAAGGCCATGTGCCACGAAGGTGGCTGCGGGATCTGCATCGTGGCTGTACGAGCGGCACTACCACCTACGAATGAAGTCAGGACCTTTGCCGTAAACTCA TGCCTTGTTTCTGTCCTCTCGTGCCACGGTTGGGAAGTGACGACTGTGGAGGGGGTGGGGAACAGGACAGAAGGGTACCATGACATCCAGACCAGATTGGCCAAGTTTGGTGGCACGCAGTGCGGATTCTGCACGCCTGGATGGATTATGAATATGTACAG CTTACATGAATCAAAACGCAAAGACATGACAATGGAAGAAATCGAAAACTCTTTTGCTGGCAATATTTGTAGATGCACCGGTTACCGACCTATCGCCGATGCATTTAAATCTTTCGCCAAAGACGCTGATCAGAAGTTATTAGACAAAATTGTAGATTTAGAAGACTTAGCTATTTTGAAACCATGCGGTGTCAACTGCAAAGAATCTTGCAAGCATAAATGTAAAGATGTAAATGGAATTAGTAATGAAGAATGGTGCATATTGTCTAAAGGAGATGCTGAGACAATCGTGGTAGATTGTGGGACTCACAAATGGTACAAAGTTTACAAATTGGaagaaatattcaaaataatggaAAACGGGGATTATAAACTTATTGCTGGCAACACAGGACAGG gaGTGTACCACGTGTCTAAGTACCCGAAGAATGTCATAGACATATTCAATGTAAAAGAACTGAAAGATTACTACGTTGATGTTAATCTTGTACTGGGCGCTGGGATAACACTGTCAGACATGATGAATTTGTTCATAAAGTTTTCTACTGATAGCCAAGACTTCTTATATTTGAAACAGCTTTATGATCACATGGATTTAGTTGCTCATTTGCCGGTTCGAAAT ATTGGAACTATCGGTGGAAATTTACACTTGAAGTATCAAAATAATGAGTTTCCATCGGACTTGTTTCTGCTATTTGAAACCGTTGGAGCTATGATTACTATAG CGCAAGGAAATGGAAAACAAACAACGGTAACTTTTCCTGAGTTTTTGACAAGCGAGATGAAAGGGAAGATAATACTTTCCATAAGTTTGCCGCCGCTCTCTCAGTACTGTGCTGTAAAAACATTCAAG ATTATGCCAAGATCTCAAAACGCACACGCAGTCGTCAATGCTGGTTTCCTATTTCAATGTGAACCTAATTCAAGCAAAGTCAAAAGAGCCAGAATAGTCTATGGAAACATTTCCAAAACTTTTATACACGCTTCGAAAACTGAAGCAATATTAGTTGGGAAAGATCTTTACGAAGAAGTAACTTTACAACTAGCTTTGAAGACGGTTTACGACGAAGTAGTTCCTGAAGACTTTCCACCGGAGCCTTCTTCTGATTACAGACGTATGTTAGCAGTGACCCTTTTTTATAAA GCAATACTATTCTTATGCCCAAAAGATAAAGTAAATCCAAAATACATATCAGGGGGAGAAGCAATGAAACGATCTACGTCTCATGGAACCCAAATATATGACACTGATAAAACCGTTTGGCCTGTTAATCAACCAATACCTAAAATGGAAGGCTTAGTACAGTGTAGTGGAGAGGCCATATTTGCTAATGACCTTCCAAGGCAAAATAATGAAGTTTTTGGTGCGTTCGTAAAAGCCAACGCTCCACCTGGAAGTATCATTGAAGGATTTGACATGTCAGAGGCGTCA AAATTACCGGGAGTCATCAAATTATATTCGGCCAAAGACATACCTGGAATAAATAACTTCACCCCTCCGATCATTCCACTTTTAGCTGGTGTAGAGGAAGTTTTATGCACGAATGAAGTTAAATATTTTGGTCAACCTGCTGCTATCATTGTTGCCGAAAGAGAAAAAACAGCAGTCAAAGCTGCTGAACTAGTCAAAGTAAAATATAAATCAGCGACCAATAGAAAACCTCTAATAACTATTAAAGATGTTCTAAAATCCAATGACTCAGAGGCAAGAATACATAAAGATATTGTTATTCAACCTGAAAATATCGGGAAAAATGTAAAACATGTTATCAAAGGAGAATTTACGTTAGGTTCCCAATATCATTTTCAAATGGAAACTCAAACTAGTGTTGTCATTCCTAGTGAAGATGGAATGGACGTATATGCTGCTACACAATGGCTGGATTTAACTAATGTGGCCATTGCTAAATGCCTTAACATTTCagtaaataa agtaAATGTAGTCGTTCGTCGATTAGGTGGAGCTTATGGTGCAAAGGTAACACGGGCTACGCACATTGCCTGTGCTGCTGCAATTGTTTCACATCTTCAAGGGAAACCGTGCAGATTTATTTTACCTGTAGAAACTAATATGAAATCCGTAGGAAAACGTGCATCATCAAATTGTAAATATGAG ATAGGCGTTGATGACGATGGAAAAATCCAATATTTGAAAAACGTGATGTATTCAGATAGCGGTATTTCattcaatgaaaatatgacTTATATCTTAATACAATTCTTTAAAGCCGGTTATGATTCAAAAAGTTGGTACATGGAGGGAAACAGTGTCATAACTGATACACCATCAACAACATATTGTAGAGCCCCAT gtTCAACTGAAGGTGTAGCAATGATAGAAAATATGATGGAACAAATAGCTTTTACTGTTAAAAAAGATTCAAATGACGTTAGGTTATTGAACATTGATGCAAAAGACAAAATGATTCCGGATATGATTGAACAACTAAAAAAATCTTCCAACTTTGATGAAAGAACCgaagaaattaaaacttttaatgaTCAAAATCGATGGAGAAAGAGAGGACTGAAGCTGGTCCCACTAACGTATGAACTAGAGTATTTTGGACCTTTCTACTCGTTAGTTTCTATTTTTCACGCTGATGGTACTGTTGCTATTACACACAGTGGTATAGAAATGGGTCAAGGCATTAATACTAAAGCAGCCCAAGTGTGTGCTTACGTTTTGGGAGTGCCTCTTGAAAAAGTCAGTGTTAAACCTAGTTCAAGCACTATCACACCAAACGCTATGGTAACCGGTGGTAGTATTGGGAGTGACTGTATAGCACTGTCTACAATGAAAGCATGTGAATTAATTGCAAAAGCACTAGAACCTATCAAGAAAAATATGCCAAATGCATCATGGGAAGAGGTAGTTCAAAAAGCATACGAGTCGGGCATTAATTTACAGCAAtcttattgttttaataatggtGGAGAGTTAAAAAAATACGATATTTATGCTGTATGCGCTTTGGAAGTAGAAATTGACATTTTGACTGGAAACCAAGATGTGAAAAGAGTCGATTTACTCGAGGATACTGGCAGGAGTTTGAATCCAGAAATTGATGTTGGACAA ATAGAAGGTTCTTTCGCCATGGGCTTGGGCTATTGGACTTCAGAACATCTTGTTTATGACGATTCTTCTGGAGATCTGTTAACCGATCGCACTTGGACATACAAACCTCCTGGCATTAAAGATATACCAGCGGACTTGAGGATATATTTTCAGAGGAATAGTAGAAATGATTTTGGAGTTCTTCAATCTAAAG CTACTGGTGAACCAGCGTTTTGTCTAGCAACAGTGATAATACACGCCATACGAGAAGCAGTTCGCTCTGCAAGGCTAGACGCAGGGTATAAAGACGAATGGTTTGATATGG AAAATCCTTGCACGGTGGAAAATATCTTCAAAGCTGTTGGACACAAATTAGACGATTTTAGGTTAAAATAA